The Vulpes vulpes isolate BD-2025 chromosome 10, VulVul3, whole genome shotgun sequence genome has a window encoding:
- the ZNF664 gene encoding zinc finger protein 664, whose protein sequence is MIYKCPMCREFFSERADLFMHQKIHTAEKPHKCDKCDKGFFHISELHIHWRDHTGEKVYKCDDCGKDFSTTTKLNRHKKIHTVEKPYKCYECGKAFNWSSHLQIHMRVHTGEKPYVCSECGRGFSNSSNLCMHQRVHTGEKPFKCEECGKAFRHTSSLCMHQRVHTGEKPYKCYECGKAFSQSSSLCIHQRVHTGEKPYRCCGCGKAFSQSSSLCIHQRVHTGEKPFKCDECGKAFSQSTSLCIHQRVHTKERNHLKISVI, encoded by the coding sequence ATGATCTACAAGTGCCCCATGTGTAGGGAATTTTTCTCTGAGAGAGCAGATCTTTTTATGCATCAGAAAATTCACACTGCTGAGAAGCCCCATAAATGTGACAAGTGTGACAAGGGTTTCTTTCATATATCAGAACTTCATATTCATTGGAGAGACCACACAGGAGAGAAGGTCTATAAATGTGATGATTGTGGTAAGGATTTTAGTACTACAACAAAACTTAACAGACATAAGAAAATCCACACAGTGGAGAAGCCCTATAAATGCTATGAGTGTGGCAAAGCCTTCAATTGGAGCTCACATCTTCAAATTCACATGAGAGTTCATACAGGTGAGAAACCCTATGTCTGTAGTGAGTGTGGAAGGGGCTTTAGTAATAGTTCAAACCTTTGCATGCATCAGAGAGTCCACACCGGAGAGAAACCCTTTAAATGTGAAgagtgtgggaaggccttcaggCACACTTCTAGCCTCTGCATGCATCAGAGAgttcacacaggagagaagcccTATAAATGTTATgagtgtgggaaggccttcagcCAGAGCTCGAGCCTCTGCATCCATCAGAGAGTACACACTGGGGAGAAGCCCTATAGATGTTGTGGgtgtgggaaggccttcagcCAGAGCTCGAGTCTCTGCATCCACCAGAGAGTGCACACTGGGGAGAAACCTTTTAAATGTGATgagtgtgggaaggccttcagtCAGAGCACCAGCCTCTGCATCCACCAGAGAGTGCACACAAAGGAGAGAAACCATCTCAAAATATCAGTTATATAG